A stretch of Calditrichota bacterium DNA encodes these proteins:
- a CDS encoding NAD(P)-dependent alcohol dehydrogenase, whose product MKAVVYKKYGSPDVLHVKEIKKPTPKDDEILFKVNAAEVTKADCELRSFNFPVKWFWLPMRLALGITKPRKQILGGYFSGEVEATGKNVSKFKIGDQVFGNTGFAFGAHGEYVCLPLSTTLVHKPNNLSFEEAAAVPLGGLNALHFMRKANIQKGEKVLINGAGGSIGIFAVQIAKEMGAEVTAVDSTIKEKMLRELGVDHFIDYTKEEFLKSGQSYDVIFNMVANCSYSACIKALNPKGRYVMGNPRVSNMFRSILTSKFTNKTSIFAFAGEKEEELQTLKEMIEEGKIKSIVDRVYSFEQAAEAHRRVETEQRIGPVIISADS is encoded by the coding sequence ATGAAAGCGGTTGTATACAAAAAATATGGTTCACCAGACGTTCTTCACGTTAAAGAAATTAAAAAGCCAACACCCAAAGATGATGAAATTTTGTTTAAGGTTAATGCGGCGGAAGTAACAAAAGCAGATTGTGAATTAAGAAGTTTCAATTTCCCGGTGAAATGGTTTTGGCTGCCAATGCGGCTTGCTTTAGGCATCACCAAACCACGCAAACAAATCTTGGGCGGATACTTTTCCGGGGAAGTGGAAGCAACGGGTAAAAATGTATCAAAGTTTAAAATTGGTGATCAGGTTTTTGGGAACACTGGTTTTGCATTCGGGGCACATGGTGAATATGTTTGCCTGCCGCTCAGCACAACACTTGTGCACAAACCAAACAATTTATCATTTGAAGAAGCTGCAGCAGTTCCGCTTGGTGGATTGAATGCACTTCACTTTATGCGCAAGGCAAATATCCAAAAAGGCGAAAAAGTTTTGATAAACGGTGCCGGCGGAAGCATTGGTATTTTTGCGGTGCAGATTGCCAAAGAGATGGGCGCCGAAGTTACGGCCGTTGACAGCACTATTAAAGAAAAAATGCTCCGTGAGTTGGGCGTGGATCATTTTATTGATTATACAAAAGAAGAGTTTTTAAAAAGCGGCCAATCTTATGATGTTATTTTTAATATGGTTGCCAATTGTTCCTATTCCGCATGTATAAAAGCTCTAAATCCAAAGGGGCGATATGTGATGGGCAATCCTCGCGTATCCAACATGTTTAGATCGATATTGACATCAAAATTTACAAATAAAACGTCTATTTTTGCCTTTGCCGGGGAAAAGGAAGAAGAGTTACAAACACTTAAAGAGATGATTGAAGAGGGCAAAATAAAATCAATCGTAGACAGAGTTTATTCATTTGAACAAGCCGCCGAAGCACATCGAAGAGTTGAAACTGAACAAAGGATAGGACCGGTTATTATTTCCGCAGATAGCTAA
- a CDS encoding T9SS type A sorting domain-containing protein produces MKLILISILLFTNLGHLISQDFSQYDLKFTENNIIGNTNFGNSVSSAGDLNNDGFDDLIVGAYTKSIALIYFGGALLDTIPDLILTNEGGYFGYSVSTAGDVNGDGFDDVVIGDYVYNSKGRAYLYFGGLNMDNDPDIIFDGSDEISSFGWSVSGAGDVNNDGYDDLAIGAPYLKGKVYIFFGGSNMDNVFDIEFYGMDKSRGFGHQVSLNGDVNNDGFDDLIVSASHQVYASLLFNSGTGYVFMGDNNMDNEADVILDGNGRDDYFAYSTANAGDVNNDGFDDIIVGSFGSDNCYLYLGSSQMDSIPDVLFTSENENTNFGKSVSSTGDVNADGFDDILIGSEFSDNKIGKSFIFFGNTNINNISTLTFEGEKENSHFGNSVSYGGDIDNDGYDDVIIGSYKYDISTGRAYVYNGSAIVDTIADLTLPGIKTDNFFGSKIAHIGDANNDGYDDYMINATGFSNGKGRVYLYSGNNLFPEKPFRIIDRIDNQRNFGFNIAGVGDFNNDGYDDFITRGLVGFVSNYEKYECNLFLGGTSIDLVSDQAFFSDISNDSFGSTISGFGDINGDTFSDILIGAMESTVEKVGINAGKCYIYFGNTNSSNTEIITLNGEEPYDYFGKSIATNGDINNDGFSDVLISAIGDYSTDGKCYIYFGGAPFDTVPEVILPGKEIAFIGDINNDSFSDFVIPSTNNLNWKIDLFYGGLVLDTIPDLTLKGENLHTMGIGITEGIGDFNSDGFDDLLIGVNDWPGRAYVYLGGTSLDTIPDFTIIGEGNRNTFAWSLSILGDVNNDKYDDFMISDIHNEFNGATYLYSGQNFMTSIKTFKEVYPNTLKLFQNYPNPFNSSTIISYHVPKKSKIKLNIYNALGQLVRKLVNERQLPGNYSIIWNGKDNQGLALSSGIYFYNLVTEVQNIYMKMLIIK; encoded by the coding sequence GTGAAACTAATTTTAATATCAATACTTCTATTTACAAACCTAGGTCATTTAATTTCCCAAGATTTTAGTCAATATGATTTAAAATTTACTGAAAACAATATTATTGGTAATACTAACTTTGGTAACTCTGTCTCTTCAGCAGGTGATTTAAACAATGATGGATTTGATGACTTAATAGTAGGGGCATATACCAAATCAATCGCGTTAATTTATTTTGGAGGGGCATTACTGGACACTATTCCAGACTTAATACTAACAAATGAAGGTGGCTATTTTGGTTATTCAGTGTCCACTGCAGGTGATGTTAATGGGGATGGCTTTGATGATGTTGTTATCGGTGATTATGTATATAATTCAAAAGGAAGGGCTTATCTGTATTTTGGTGGTTTAAATATGGATAATGATCCTGATATTATTTTTGATGGATCGGATGAGATTAGCAGTTTTGGATGGTCAGTCTCTGGTGCGGGTGATGTTAATAATGATGGTTATGATGATTTAGCTATTGGTGCTCCATATCTAAAAGGAAAGGTTTATATTTTTTTCGGCGGAAGTAATATGGATAATGTTTTTGATATTGAATTCTATGGAATGGATAAGTCACGTGGTTTTGGACATCAAGTCTCATTAAATGGAGATGTGAATAATGATGGCTTTGACGATTTAATTGTGAGCGCCAGTCACCAAGTATATGCATCATTACTATTTAATTCAGGAACTGGCTATGTTTTTATGGGTGACAATAATATGGATAACGAAGCTGATGTTATTTTAGATGGAAATGGAAGGGATGATTATTTTGCTTATTCTACTGCAAATGCCGGAGATGTAAATAATGATGGTTTTGACGACATTATAGTTGGTTCTTTTGGGTCTGATAATTGCTATTTATATCTGGGAAGTTCTCAAATGGATAGTATTCCTGATGTTCTTTTTACTTCCGAAAATGAAAATACTAATTTTGGGAAGTCGGTTTCTAGTACCGGCGATGTTAATGCTGATGGATTTGACGATATTTTAATAGGATCTGAATTTTCAGATAACAAGATTGGTAAATCGTTTATATTTTTTGGGAATACAAACATAAACAATATTAGTACTTTAACTTTTGAGGGAGAAAAAGAAAACTCGCATTTTGGGAACTCAGTGTCGTACGGTGGAGATATCGATAATGACGGATATGATGATGTCATCATTGGCTCGTACAAGTATGATATTTCTACAGGGAGAGCATATGTATACAATGGCAGTGCAATTGTTGACACAATTGCAGATCTTACTCTACCTGGAATAAAAACAGATAATTTTTTTGGTAGCAAAATTGCCCATATTGGTGATGCAAACAATGATGGATATGATGACTATATGATTAATGCAACAGGCTTTTCTAATGGTAAAGGACGCGTATATTTATATTCTGGCAATAATCTGTTTCCTGAAAAACCATTTAGGATCATAGATAGAATTGATAATCAGAGGAATTTCGGTTTTAACATTGCTGGTGTTGGTGATTTTAATAACGATGGATATGATGATTTTATTACGAGAGGGCTAGTAGGATTTGTAAGTAATTATGAAAAATATGAATGTAATTTATTTTTGGGTGGCACTTCTATCGATTTAGTCTCAGATCAAGCTTTCTTTTCAGACATATCTAATGATTCTTTTGGAAGTACTATTTCTGGCTTTGGTGATATTAATGGTGACACCTTTAGCGATATTTTAATTGGAGCAATGGAAAGCACCGTAGAAAAAGTTGGCATAAACGCTGGCAAATGCTATATATATTTTGGAAATACCAATTCATCTAATACCGAAATAATAACACTAAATGGGGAAGAACCGTATGATTATTTTGGGAAGTCCATTGCGACAAATGGAGATATCAATAATGATGGTTTCTCAGATGTCTTGATTAGCGCTATAGGAGATTATTCCACTGATGGTAAATGCTATATATATTTTGGTGGGGCACCTTTTGATACTGTTCCAGAAGTAATTTTACCAGGTAAAGAAATTGCTTTTATAGGTGACATAAACAATGACAGTTTTAGTGATTTTGTAATTCCTTCGACAAATAATCTTAATTGGAAAATAGATTTATTTTATGGTGGTTTAGTTTTAGACACTATTCCAGATTTAACTCTAAAGGGTGAAAATTTACATACAATGGGAATTGGTATTACAGAAGGAATTGGAGATTTTAATTCAGATGGTTTTGATGATTTATTGATAGGTGTGAATGATTGGCCTGGGAGAGCCTATGTTTATTTAGGAGGTACAAGTTTAGATACAATTCCTGATTTTACAATTATTGGCGAGGGAAATAGAAATACTTTTGCTTGGTCATTGTCAATCCTCGGGGATGTTAATAACGATAAATATGATGATTTTATGATAAGTGATATTCATAATGAATTTAACGGTGCAACTTATCTTTACTCCGGCCAAAATTTCATGACAAGCATAAAGACATTTAAAGAAGTGTATCCAAATACTCTAAAATTATTTCAGAACTATCCAAATCCATTTAATTCATCAACTATTATTTCTTATCATGTTCCAAAGAAATCCAAAATCAAATTAAATATCTACAACGCATTGGGACAATTAGTCCGCAAATTAGTTAATGAAAGACAACTACCGGGAAACTATAGTATAATTTGGAATGGTAAAGATAATCAAGGTTTAGCGTTATCAAGTGGAATATATTTTTATAATTTGGTAACAGAAGTGCAAAATATTTATATGAAAATGCTAATTATAAAATAG
- a CDS encoding DUF1272 domain-containing protein gives MLEIRLNCENCDTPLPNDSTEAMICTFECTYCINCVENILMNVCPNCGGGFEKRPTRPKALLKKHPPSKEKVFNPVNIEKFEKVLNRKKNIDPRKR, from the coding sequence ATGCTTGAAATAAGATTAAACTGTGAAAACTGTGATACTCCCTTACCTAATGACAGTACGGAAGCGATGATCTGCACTTTTGAATGTACTTATTGTATAAACTGTGTAGAAAACATTCTGATGAATGTGTGCCCAAATTGTGGAGGCGGATTTGAGAAGAGACCTACAAGGCCAAAAGCATTACTGAAAAAACATCCACCAAGTAAAGAAAAAGTTTTTAATCCTGTCAATATTGAAAAGTTTGAAAAAGTTTTAAACCGTAAAAAAAATATTGACCCAAGAAAAAGGTAA
- a CDS encoding alpha/beta hydrolase codes for MYKTLLIMIMILVSFNSSWSKNNIPKEQTMQIEFDKTKISYTEKGQGDITLLFIHGWCINKSYWDAQLEFFSKNYKTIALDLPGFGNSTAERENWTIEEYSSDIINFMDRLKLKNVILVGHSMAGEIILETALTDHQAIKGIIGIDTFKIIDVPFSPKQIEEMNAFMKELEKDFNKMAPSYVDLMLVTPATDPAVTKRLKSDFATTNPAVGFLSISSYINYTRIEAGKLQSLNYKLHLLNSDGVPTNIAGLEKHCKSSFELFDVKATSHYPMIENPDGFNQELQKIINQI; via the coding sequence ATGTACAAAACACTGTTAATAATGATTATGATATTGGTTAGCTTTAACTCTTCATGGTCAAAAAACAATATTCCAAAGGAGCAAACTATGCAGATCGAATTTGATAAAACAAAAATCAGCTATACGGAAAAAGGTCAGGGTGATATCACATTATTGTTTATCCATGGCTGGTGTATCAATAAAAGTTATTGGGATGCGCAACTAGAATTCTTTAGCAAAAATTACAAAACTATTGCGCTCGATTTACCGGGATTTGGAAACTCCACAGCCGAACGGGAGAACTGGACTATCGAAGAATACAGTTCAGATATTATCAATTTTATGGATCGGCTTAAACTAAAGAATGTAATTTTGGTTGGTCACTCCATGGCCGGCGAAATTATTTTGGAAACTGCGCTTACAGATCATCAGGCCATAAAAGGCATTATTGGGATTGATACTTTTAAGATAATCGATGTCCCCTTTTCACCAAAGCAAATAGAGGAAATGAACGCTTTTATGAAAGAGCTGGAAAAAGATTTTAACAAGATGGCGCCCTCTTATGTGGATTTAATGCTGGTCACTCCCGCAACTGATCCGGCGGTTACAAAAAGGTTAAAGTCAGATTTTGCCACTACTAATCCCGCGGTTGGGTTTCTGTCCATTAGCAGTTATATCAACTATACCCGGATTGAAGCGGGTAAGCTTCAGAGTTTGAATTACAAGCTTCATTTGCTGAACAGCGATGGTGTGCCAACTAATATTGCCGGTCTTGAAAAACATTGCAAAAGCTCTTTTGAACTTTTTGATGTGAAAGCCACCAGCCATTACCCGATGATTGAAAATCCGGATGGCTTTAATCAAGAGCTGCAAAAAATCATCAATCAAATATAA
- a CDS encoding pyridoxamine 5'-phosphate oxidase family protein produces the protein MPKDYSKIPINQARRKDRETDEFAVKDFLKTAPYCSIANIHNGQPFIHTNTFYFDEQDNAIYFHTAAEGRFRFNVENNNKACLSVSKMGRLLPAKEAMEFSVEYEGALVFGKVQIVEDKFTQKRALQNLLDKYFPHLKPDVDYTSTTDKELKLTAVYKMDIEQMSGKKKQEADDFDGAFYYGGLNA, from the coding sequence ATGCCCAAAGATTATTCCAAAATTCCAATAAACCAAGCCCGTAGAAAAGACCGTGAAACAGACGAATTTGCAGTTAAAGATTTTTTAAAAACAGCACCCTACTGCTCAATTGCCAATATCCATAATGGACAGCCTTTTATCCATACAAATACCTTTTACTTTGATGAGCAGGATAATGCCATTTATTTTCATACTGCTGCAGAAGGCCGTTTTCGATTTAATGTTGAAAATAATAACAAAGCCTGCCTGTCTGTTTCAAAAATGGGTCGTCTTTTACCTGCAAAAGAGGCAATGGAATTTAGTGTGGAATATGAAGGAGCGCTTGTTTTTGGAAAAGTTCAAATAGTTGAAGATAAATTCACACAAAAAAGAGCACTTCAAAATTTATTAGACAAGTATTTCCCACATTTAAAACCAGATGTGGATTACACGAGCACCACGGATAAGGAACTAAAACTTACAGCAGTTTACAAAATGGATATTGAACAAATGAGTGGCAAGAAAAAACAAGAAGCTGATGATTTTGATGGTGCCTTTTATTATGGAGGACTCAATGCTTGA
- a CDS encoding antibiotic biosynthesis monooxygenase: MIARIWHGRTKIENFEEYTDFLKRVAIPDYQKTEGFIKLTFLRNQKNNVGHFTLVTFWESLDIIKNFAGEDFEKAKYYPEDKNYLLEFEENVTHYEVFAD, encoded by the coding sequence ATGATTGCAAGAATATGGCATGGCCGAACTAAAATTGAAAACTTTGAAGAATACACAGATTTTTTAAAACGTGTCGCAATTCCTGATTATCAAAAAACTGAGGGATTCATAAAGTTAACATTTTTAAGAAATCAGAAAAACAATGTTGGACACTTTACTTTGGTAACGTTTTGGGAAAGTTTAGATATAATCAAAAATTTTGCCGGTGAAGATTTTGAAAAAGCGAAATATTATCCGGAAGATAAAAATTATTTGCTGGAATTTGAAGAGAATGTAACTCATTATGAAGTTTTTGCAGATTAA
- a CDS encoding PLP-dependent aminotransferase family protein, whose protein sequence is MLGKGSDLFFKEFISNSDQPVYYQMYDSIRSAILEKRFNPGEKLPPTRSIAKFCKVSRSTVQNAFDLLMAEGYIFGQPGSGTFVCNNLPEKFLTVKPTTSSINEEPVMPDFSEFAKRLDKSIFKNYIYTGYRPFQVGIPSLKDFPYELWSKIAQKSAKDLSHPEMGYSDPRGLLTLREMISLYLRQSRGVKCDAGRIIIINGAQQALLLAAKMFLDSNDEIIVEDPTYQSALEVFKTTGAKITYIPVDSDGINIEKIKQSATQAKLIYSTPSHQFPLGPTMSLKRRLELLQWAVNNSALILEDDYDSEYRYTGNPLSSLQGMADKSPVIYIGTFSKVLYPGLRLGYMVVPETLVEPFTLAKTVVDRNAPMLEQLILARFMEEGHFGRHLRRMRVIYEERQQVLISEFNKHLAGFGTMDSCHAGLHNIAYLNKKYKDVDLQQKAAKVNIHAAALSNYCGERNDLNGLLFGYSAFDNEEIKSNMTALKEAFSRFA, encoded by the coding sequence ATGCTTGGAAAAGGATCAGACCTGTTTTTTAAAGAATTTATAAGTAACAGCGATCAGCCGGTCTATTACCAAATGTATGATTCCATACGCAGTGCGATTTTGGAGAAAAGATTTAATCCGGGCGAAAAATTACCTCCAACACGCTCTATCGCCAAATTCTGTAAAGTGTCCCGCTCAACTGTGCAAAATGCTTTTGATCTGCTAATGGCAGAAGGCTATATATTTGGACAGCCTGGATCGGGGACTTTTGTATGCAACAATCTGCCGGAAAAGTTTTTAACCGTAAAGCCAACCACATCGTCCATTAACGAAGAACCTGTTATGCCGGACTTTTCTGAGTTTGCTAAAAGGCTGGACAAATCCATTTTTAAAAATTACATATATACCGGATATAGGCCTTTCCAGGTCGGCATACCATCGTTGAAAGATTTTCCTTACGAGCTGTGGTCGAAAATTGCTCAAAAAAGCGCAAAAGATCTTTCACACCCCGAAATGGGTTACAGCGATCCGCGTGGATTATTAACGCTGCGCGAAATGATTTCGCTTTATTTAAGACAATCGCGTGGTGTAAAATGCGATGCCGGCAGGATTATTATTATCAACGGTGCACAGCAGGCATTATTGCTTGCCGCCAAAATGTTTTTAGATAGTAATGACGAAATTATTGTTGAGGACCCGACATATCAGAGCGCCCTGGAAGTTTTTAAAACTACAGGTGCAAAGATAACCTACATCCCTGTTGATTCCGATGGAATTAATATTGAAAAAATCAAACAATCCGCCACACAAGCAAAACTAATTTACAGCACACCTTCGCACCAATTTCCTTTGGGGCCAACTATGTCCTTAAAAAGACGGCTCGAGCTATTGCAGTGGGCAGTAAACAATTCTGCACTAATTTTAGAAGATGATTATGACAGTGAATACCGCTACACCGGAAATCCGCTTTCTTCTTTACAGGGAATGGCTGATAAAAGTCCCGTGATTTATATTGGTACGTTTAGCAAGGTGCTTTATCCCGGTTTAAGATTGGGTTACATGGTTGTACCGGAAACCCTGGTGGAGCCATTTACACTTGCAAAAACGGTTGTTGACCGTAATGCGCCGATGCTGGAACAATTGATTCTGGCCCGCTTTATGGAAGAAGGCCATTTTGGAAGGCATCTACGGCGGATGCGGGTAATCTACGAGGAACGACAGCAGGTTTTGATTTCAGAATTTAATAAACATCTTGCAGGATTTGGTACGATGGATAGCTGCCATGCCGGTTTGCACAACATTGCTTATTTAAATAAAAAATATAAGGATGTTGATTTGCAGCAGAAGGCCGCCAAAGTAAATATTCATGCAGCGGCGCTTTCAAATTACTGCGGTGAAAGAAATGATTTGAATGGTTTGCTGTTTGGTTATTCTGCTTTTGATAACGAAGAAATCAAATCTAATATGACTGCTTTAAAAGAGGCCTTTTCACGTTTTGCATAA
- a CDS encoding arylamine N-acetyltransferase: MSQLIVNRKEIVQNYLQAINLGYKNLDFNFLKNLVKQHVATFAFSSVGCQLGDELPLDLESLYQRIVVKKRGGYCFEQNGLLFEILDELGFAPKLYLARVIYNQNTHPGLTHRISVINYDHENYVMDVGFGPDGPRIPVALSGIEMKDGDKIFRIAEKEADEYHMQVLKNGAFFSLYRFELARYGQADCELGHFYSHKHPKANFVNHLVVSLINEKEIRSLRDLEYWVITNSNTHRQEVDNYQRLKTILVDELGVQVNENEARQLYDGLVIS, translated from the coding sequence TTGAGCCAATTAATTGTGAATAGAAAAGAAATAGTTCAAAATTACCTTCAGGCAATCAATCTGGGCTACAAAAATTTAGATTTTAACTTTCTAAAAAATCTTGTAAAGCAACACGTTGCTACTTTTGCTTTTAGCAGTGTCGGTTGTCAGCTTGGCGATGAGCTTCCTCTGGATCTTGAGTCCCTGTATCAAAGAATTGTTGTTAAAAAACGTGGCGGTTATTGTTTCGAGCAAAACGGTCTCCTTTTTGAAATATTGGATGAATTAGGTTTTGCCCCAAAACTATATTTAGCCCGCGTCATCTATAATCAAAATACACACCCGGGATTAACACACAGAATTTCCGTGATTAATTATGACCATGAAAATTATGTCATGGATGTCGGCTTTGGTCCGGATGGTCCTCGTATTCCGGTTGCACTGTCCGGAATTGAAATGAAAGATGGGGATAAGATTTTTCGCATAGCAGAGAAAGAAGCTGACGAATATCATATGCAGGTTTTAAAGAATGGAGCGTTTTTTTCTTTATACAGATTCGAGCTGGCACGCTACGGTCAGGCAGATTGTGAGCTGGGCCATTTTTATTCCCATAAGCATCCTAAAGCAAATTTTGTTAACCATCTTGTCGTTTCATTAATCAACGAAAAGGAGATTCGATCTTTGCGCGATTTAGAGTACTGGGTTATAACAAATTCAAATACGCATCGTCAGGAAGTTGACAACTACCAGCGATTAAAAACCATTCTCGTAGATGAGCTTGGAGTGCAGGTTAATGAGAATGAAGCCAGACAATTATATGATGGGTTGGTAATATCATGA
- a CDS encoding pyridoxamine 5'-phosphate oxidase family protein, which translates to MKLTNEIKNNIDKSVLCWLATVSAENIPNVSPKEIFNYYGTDEIIIANIASPQTVKNIIQNENVCVSFIDILVQKGFQIKGKAEIIKKSNPLFLKREKVLSEMTGGKFPFASITKITIEEVNPIIAPKYILYPETTESEQIESAKQAYGF; encoded by the coding sequence ATGAAACTAACAAACGAAATTAAAAATAATATCGATAAAAGTGTTTTATGTTGGCTGGCAACGGTTTCAGCAGAAAATATACCCAATGTATCGCCGAAAGAAATATTCAATTATTATGGGACGGATGAAATAATAATTGCAAATATTGCCTCTCCGCAAACTGTGAAAAATATCATACAGAATGAAAACGTATGTGTAAGCTTTATCGATATTCTTGTCCAAAAAGGTTTTCAGATTAAAGGCAAAGCTGAAATTATTAAAAAGTCCAACCCGCTGTTTTTAAAACGAGAAAAGGTCCTATCTGAAATGACCGGCGGGAAATTCCCTTTTGCTTCCATAACAAAAATCACCATTGAAGAGGTAAATCCGATCATAGCCCCAAAATATATTCTTTACCCTGAAACAACAGAATCGGAACAGATTGAAAGCGCAAAACAGGCATATGGGTTTTAA
- a CDS encoding BrnT family toxin gives MIEILDKCTGFQWDKGNSEKNWEKHKVARNECEQVFFNVPLIIRDDPGHSENESRWYLLGQTDSSRFLFVVFTIRKELIRVISARDMNKKEKDVYNEQIKKYS, from the coding sequence ATGATCGAAATTCTTGACAAATGCACAGGTTTCCAATGGGATAAAGGCAACTCTGAAAAGAACTGGGAAAAACATAAAGTTGCCCGGAATGAATGCGAGCAAGTTTTTTTTAATGTGCCTTTAATAATCCGGGATGACCCCGGACATTCAGAAAATGAAAGCCGTTGGTATCTACTCGGGCAAACGGATTCATCACGTTTCCTTTTTGTGGTGTTTACAATCAGGAAAGAATTAATCCGGGTTATCTCAGCTAGAGATATGAATAAAAAAGAAAAGGATGTATATAATGAGCAAATTAAAAAATATTCCTAA
- a CDS encoding YafY family transcriptional regulator — MNRINRVSSILIKLQSQRVVRAKEIADMFSISLRTVYRDIRTLEEAGIPILSEAGVGYSIMKGYFLPPVMFTHDEAVALLTAKKFVEKMADNTINSAYSNAMLKIKSVLKMPEKDSLENLDPRIEVIRRPEDLGIKYNDETYQTILKSISQKQIINISYIAGKDDNLTERNIEPVGVLYGDDHWYTIAFCHLRNGYRNFRLDRIKHISLTDNIFEIDHPTLKEYLQQVSDERQLQSVTVAFNNEVVQYTDRQKYYFGFVDLEVREDKTTMTFLTNQLDEMAHWLLMFTDKIEIISPQILSQKIKALVVELHNHYK; from the coding sequence ATGAACAGAATTAACCGCGTTTCCTCCATCCTTATCAAATTACAATCGCAGCGGGTTGTACGGGCCAAAGAAATCGCCGATATGTTTTCCATCAGCCTGCGCACCGTTTACCGCGATATCCGAACCCTGGAAGAAGCAGGCATCCCCATTTTAAGTGAAGCCGGTGTGGGCTATTCCATTATGAAAGGCTACTTCCTGCCTCCGGTAATGTTTACGCACGATGAAGCCGTTGCCCTGTTAACCGCCAAAAAGTTTGTCGAGAAAATGGCCGATAATACAATTAATTCGGCTTACTCCAATGCCATGCTCAAAATAAAATCCGTTTTAAAAATGCCGGAAAAAGACTCGCTGGAAAACCTGGATCCACGCATTGAAGTTATAAGAAGGCCGGAAGACCTGGGCATTAAATATAATGATGAAACCTATCAGACAATCCTAAAAAGCATTTCGCAAAAACAGATAATTAATATCAGCTATATCGCCGGAAAGGATGACAATCTTACCGAACGGAATATTGAACCGGTTGGCGTGCTTTATGGTGATGACCACTGGTATACAATTGCCTTTTGCCATCTAAGAAATGGCTATCGCAATTTCCGGCTGGACCGCATAAAGCACATTTCTTTAACAGATAATATTTTCGAAATTGACCACCCCACTTTAAAGGAATATCTCCAGCAAGTTTCCGATGAGAGACAACTTCAATCGGTAACCGTTGCTTTTAATAATGAGGTTGTCCAATACACGGACAGGCAAAAATATTATTTTGGATTTGTGGATTTGGAAGTCCGTGAGGATAAAACCACCATGACTTTTCTTACAAATCAGCTTGATGAAATGGCCCATTGGCTTTTGATGTTCACAGACAAAATAGAAATAATATCGCCGCAAATCCTATCACAAAAAATAAAAGCCCTTGTTGTTGAACTGCACAATCACTACAAATAA
- a CDS encoding LysE family translocator, which translates to MIPNFYLFMILILAFYATPGPATISIVASGVSYGFKKSIAYVWGTISGGSIVIILSFIGVSSLISIHEIVLTILKYISLAYMLYLVYKIWNTSHIEISDSKPLSYMNGVLLNVLNPKAYIVTVALFTQFLATSSGFIIGLLIIISFMIIGFSYCYLGETMFKILSKKKIFSSINKIMAVLLLATIVYLSMLDQ; encoded by the coding sequence ATGATTCCTAATTTCTATTTATTTATGATCCTGATTTTAGCTTTTTATGCAACACCCGGCCCGGCAACTATAAGCATTGTCGCCAGTGGCGTATCTTATGGTTTTAAAAAATCTATAGCTTACGTCTGGGGTACTATTTCCGGTGGTAGTATTGTAATTATATTATCTTTTATTGGAGTTTCCTCTTTAATAAGCATCCATGAAATTGTTTTGACAATTCTGAAATATATATCGCTGGCTTACATGCTCTATCTTGTTTATAAAATTTGGAATACCAGCCATATCGAGATTTCGGATTCCAAACCATTGTCTTATATGAACGGGGTTTTGTTGAATGTTCTCAATCCAAAAGCCTACATAGTTACCGTTGCCCTATTTACACAATTTCTTGCAACAAGCAGCGGATTTATTATCGGTTTGCTTATAATAATTTCTTTTATGATTATCGGATTTTCTTATTGTTATCTTGGCGAGACAATGTTCAAAATACTTTCAAAAAAGAAGATTTTTAGCAGCATTAATAAAATTATGGCTGTTCTGTTATTGGCAACAATTGTCTATTTGTCTATGTTGGATCAATAG